The region ggtgggggacaggataTGCAACATTTTAAGCTGGGGTGAAGGCTGGCTAGACTGACCAGCTTGTTAAACCTGAAGAGAGGATTTATCTGTAGGTGAAATGTGAAAAACGAACAGCCGACTTCAGTGATCGAGTGAGAGGGAGCTTTGTGCATGTGGCAACGTCAACAGGGACACAAGGCAAACACGAGGTACTGAAAGCGTTCCAGGTGGCAACCGTCGTTCAAATCAACCTGTAGCTCGGGTGTCGCCCTGGCCGGCGGCTTCTGCCCTTGGTTTCCCCTTCTTAAAAATCGAGGCGCAGGAAGGCTGCACACAGGCGGGTGAGGCACTTTCAcgtggaaggggaggaaggaattGAAAAGAGAGGGAGGGCTGAGTAACTACGCTTCGAAAGGCCCGGGAAAAACACCTCGGGACGCAAGCCCTCACTGACCTTAGCAGCATCACGCCCGGGGCCCGGCAGCACGAAGCCCCTGCAGAGCAAGGAGGCCGCCGGCCCGCTCCTGCCGCGGCGCAAAGACTGCCCGGCGCCCACCGCAGCCCGCTCTGCAGGCGCGCGCAGCTGCGGCCGCTCGGCGCACCGGGCGTGGCCTGGGGCGTGgctggggccggggcggggcggggccgggcgggcgcGCGGGAGGCGCGGAGGGAGGGTGTCGCGCCGAGGGAAGCGGCCTGCggcggagggaggggaggctgagtCCTGGAAGCGGAGCTCCGCGCTGGGACTGGTTCCTTCGCAGCCATTTTCTGTCCAACCAAACAGCCGATTGGAGACGGGAGCCAACCAGGGCTGCATTGGAGGTTTGTGTCTCGCTTCGGCCAATGATCGCTCCTAAACCGACTCCACTTTAGCTCGAATGAAATGTCCGTCTCCTCCCGGCGCCGTCCCCGCCGCCAACGCCGCCGCGGCCGGGGGCACTTGCCTCCCTCCCGCCCGCCCTCCCgcccgggccggggccggggccgcgcTGGCGCTTGCGAGGCCGCTCCCGCTGCGGGCCCGGCCGGGGAGCGGGCGCGGGGCCGCGGCGCGGCTCTTTGTGCGTCGGGCCGAGGAGCGGCGGGACGCGGGCCAGGCCGCCTCCTGCCCGCCACCGCCGAGCTCCGGGCCCTAGGCCGAGGAGGGGGCGCCGGGGCACCGTCGGGCTCCTCTCTCGGCGGCACCCCGGCCGGCTCCATTTTGTGCGGAGAGCCAGGCGGGGGGACGCCGCCCGGACCCCCGGCCCGGATCCTGTCCCCCGGCCTGGTCGCGGCGCGGGGGTCCCCGGGGAGCGCCCCCCTTCCGCCCGCCCGCGGGGGCATGGCGGGGCCAGAACGCTTTGTCTGCCCCGGCACCCCGGGTGCCGCGCGGCGTGCGGGCGGCGGGCGTTGGGCGCAGGCCCAGGGCCTGGGCCGGGCGAGTCGGGGGGATGCGCGCCAGGGGCGTCCGCGCCGCACGGGCGAGACTGACAGGTCGGCCCGGCGGTCTGTGGGGCCGGGTCCAGCCCGCGCACCTTCATGGGGAGGAAGCGAGGTCCCCGGGAGGAAGGAATGGATTTGGTTTCCCCGCAGTCTGGTTTACACGAAAAGAATGCAGCCATCTGGCGGCTTGCGGTCCCTGGACTTGCCCTGAAGGTGGGAAGGAAGCCGTCTGGATTAGACTAAGGTTTTAATCTTCGGTGGGAGGCGGGGAAGATATACCGGGCTTTAGGAGTAGTAGTCTCGGAGAACAAAGAATTACAGAGCACCCACAAGTCGTGTTCTTGCCCGAAGTACTCTAACAAGATTTAAGCAAGGTTAGGTAGCGTATGACCTTAAAAAATAGCATCCCACAAACCTGCATGGATTCCACAGTTCATAGGGTTAGTTTCGGCTCTTATATGGAAACTAATCAACAACATAAAGTGATGAGGTAAACTGATCAATATAAGTGGCATTAACAAATAGGGGTTCTATCTGTAAAGTATTGAAAGTTTAGCCAAAATTCCTTAAAAGGCAATTGTTCCCTCCTTGCGCTGCTCCTGTAGTTTAATTTAAGGATTATATTGATGCAAAACTCTGGTTGTGGATGCCAAAGAATGGAGGGTGGAGGAAGGGTCTGCTGCTTTTCTTGGAtacaaatttgcatttctttaaacatTAAACAGATGTATGCATTCCCTTGAGTTTTCACATATATCATAACCTGCCTTTAAGAAAATACATGCCATATGAGGTGATagtgtttttctttaatatatagaATCTAAATACATACTGACTCAACTACTTGGGTGAATGATTGTGAAGTGTGGCACTCCCCGCCGCCCCCCCCCagcaaaaatacataaatatatatagttccTATATTTTAAGGGTtctgaggatttttttccccagagacaCCCTTTAGAAAATAACAGTTATAGCTACAAGGAAGGAATTTTCTGGGCAGCTTTGGGGTTAGAAAGATGACAATAtttggaatgaaattagaaattgcTTTTAAGATTATAGCACAGTAGACAATGTCAGCCAGTCTTTGCCGGCTGGACCCTTgtaatggcatttaaaaattcaattcagtGGTTACAGTTTTTTCAGCTGTTCACTAGGCTTCATCCTTGAATGCATatcagtaatttttcttttaaaaattaacactgaAAAGATAACGTTTTTACTCCCCCCttgtttcacttgaaaaaaaggaaaagagcaaaTGAGAAATGGAAATTGTACCATTGTAACTGATGCCAATTTATTCAGCTGTTTATGCCTTATAGTGAGAATGAAGTGCTATTGAGATGCCGTTTTAGTCCAAAATGGTGGtgctttaaaatgataaatacagGTCTTACATGATTGTGGTGGTGTTCTCTGGATGTTCTCTGGACCACATGTATCTTCTTCCCACTACAATCtgagatatttaatttaaaaacagtgTATTCTGAAATAAATTTGTCTCCCCTTTTGAGCTTTTGGACCCTAAATCTCACTCTAAAACATTAAGGAAACCATCACCAAAAAATTAAGTTGGTAAGTGGGGTGCTTGTGTCTTGGTGttgatattttaaatagtttagaTATGTAATTTTTGGTCTCTTGCATTTTACATAATTTGATGTGTTGTGATGAATATTTATGATGAACATGACTAAATATAGGGTTATGTTGGAAAAGCAGTACCTCCCCCCGATGGCATTAACTTTTTTGTAAGTTCTCCAAAATATGTCTTCCAATTCAGCATTTATTGGGTGCTTGCTTTTTGCACCATTTTGTAACCATGtactccattaaataaaaatagtgtaGGTAAAATTATTCATGCTTTTTTAAATCTTGCTAGGAAGAAAGCCTATAGGCTTTGCTTTTTGGCTACTAATAGATGTTTGTCTTCTAGGTTGAAATTGGGCAAGGAAGGATTAGACCCCTTCTTAGACAGGTGTTCTTGAGTCCCACTGACAACACGGTTCACACAGTATTTCATGACAGTAAGTATGTTTTACCCTGGGTTGTTAATCAGGCTTGAACAGTAATTAGTGGGAAACAAAATTATAACTGATTTATATTGGAGCTTCCTGATTGGAGATTCCCTCTTTTTAGTGACTTGCATGTATTAAGTGTTTCCTCGGGGCCCCTGAGTGTTGTCCCAGCTCTCAAGAGGCTGTCTGTTGAGCTGGTAGGGCTTTAGTCAAATTGGATACTTAGAGGAGAGTTATGTGTGGAAAATGCTGGTTCTAAGGGTAACACAAGTGAAAAGAAGAGAGATGGGGTTGGCCTGGGTAGTTGGGAATGTTATGGAGGGAGCCATAGGGCTTGAACTAAGTCTTGAAGGGTGTATAAGGTTGGATAGGTGGAGGGTATCACCAAAAGCAAAAGCTGAAGGCAGGAGTGTGTGACTTATGTTTAGTGGTTGAGAAGTAGATCTGCATGGTCTAGGTGGGGATTTCATAGGATAATCTAGTGAAGAGATGCCACTTGGCCTGTCTGGATACTTGGTTCTGAATCTGCTACTCTATCTGTGATGTCACGCATGTCACGACTTCTTTGAGACATGATTGCCTGACTCCTAAAACAAAAGAACTGTACCTGGTGACCCCTAAATAAagcaaaagttttttttccttttttttttaaatcagccttGAAGATAAGAGTTGGAAACCAGTTTATTTAGGTTAAATAGGGGGACTACTCATGTAAAGCCATGAAAACTAGGTTTGGATCTGATGGGAAGACTTTTAGAACCATTATAGGTTCAAGAGCTATAGAAACAATGTTTCAGCGAGTTTAGTCTTAAAACAATATGTACCCAGGTGGGTTGGGTATTAATCCAGTGGAGATAGAAAAGGAAGGGCATATCCGGAAAACGTTTTAAAACAGGTTATAGATTAGGTAGAACTTGGAGGAGGGGGGGAACTTAAGATGACACTGGTATAATTAGCCAGGAAGAGTTCAGAGATGGCATTATTCTTAATAGAATTGCAGTAGTTCAAAAGGAGCTCTTATCCATTGCCTCCTTGCAGGGGATGGAGAAAGTGAATTTCATTTTCCAGTAACTTAAGTTTGCAGTGGTGGCATAGCAGACATATTTTACAGGCATCACTTGCTTGAGTGGCAGTCAAGATAGGGCTGTAGATGTAGGATTTATGAGCATAGAAGTGACATTTAATGATTTTATTAAGAAagtaaagggaagaaagaaagaaaatgattgttGGATAAAACTAACAGTtaggaagtgggaaggaaagaatATTGCTTTGGAAACCAGGAAGAAAAGAATTCCAGGCATCACTGTGGAGTCAGCAGTGGCCAGCACTACAAAGAACAGTCAAGTAGGATGAAGGCAAGATCATTGGCAAATTTTGAGAGCAGTTTCAGTATCATGTTGGGGTGGGAGCATATGTTTTGGAGTCTACATAGGAAATGAAGAGGTATGTAAGGACTGTCAGGGTGAGAATGATAACCAGACAGGGTGTGGAGCAGACCTAAGGTTTTATATGTCTGTATGCACTAAAGTGTGTTTAATTAGGGAGACTAAGCATGTTTAAGGAAGAATGAAGAAGCTggtattacagatgaggaatctttgtattatttcttatcttaaaagagagataaaaaggaatctttgtattatttcttatctTCAAAGAGAGATAAAAAGGAATTGCTCGAGAGAACAGGTGAAAGGGGTTTTGTGAGAGAGGACACTTTACACCTGGGAAGAATAATGAGAATTGTATTTGAAGGGACAGTGATAATACTAGGTTAAATTTGCTGAGTTCTTACTGTGTATCATGCACGTGCTAAGTGCTTCTTACACAACTTCACTTCTCATAgcaacttcattttaaaaatgggcaagttGAAACACAGAAAGGATGGTAAGTGAAGATACACAGCTAGACGTCGGAGCCAAACTTCAAACCCAGGTAGTCTGTCCTAAGCCAGTGCTCCTAGTCAAGCCTTCTGGTAAGACTAACCTGAAATCAGGTGCATTTCTTACCATTTCGCAAATACTGTCCTTATGTTTTCAATATACAATCAGTAGATTCAGAATTTAGAGGGGAAAAATTACAGATTTACGCTTAAGGACTATTTGAAAAACTGTCAGGAACAAACACTGTAAAGTACTTGGATCTGAGACTCTGGACTTCAGTCCCATTTAGTGTGCCACCTTTGGCAAATCATTAGCCTCATAtaacctcaattttctcacctgCTTCGTGGGGTCATGAGCATTGCATGAGATATTTagaaagtgttcaataaatgctaaaCATATTAAAGGGGTCACTATTTACTGGGTTTGTGCAACAAATTGTTTTTGTTAAAACTATACAAACAAGTATAGTTAAAATATTGCTACATCAAAAAAGTTAGAGTGAAATTTATTAGCTTAGTCAGCTGACCATTTACTTCAcataatattttagaaaacagtatTATTAgtttaaataattagaaaagtcAAAAAATTAATGGGATTTAACTACTCTGTCCATATTTATCAGTTCCCTTGGAGCTAATGATTCATCATTTTACCCATTCCCATCATTATCCTATGTGCTCTTCCCTCTTTGTTGTCTGGATGGAATCCAGCACTTAAGCTTCTCTGTTCTTATATCAGGCCTTGTAAGTATCACAACTGGACATATTGGTCCCACTAAACATTCCTGGTCACCAACTTCATCTAGGCTCTTTGCATCGCTCAACACTCCTGTTCCCGTTTGTATTCTCTGGGGAGAGCCATCTGTCTGCCCAGCTGTAAGAATCCCAGTGTTATCCTTGGTTCTTCCTCTAGCTCCTGTTGAGTCAGTCACCAAGTCTGTTGATTTTACCAGTGAAAAAGCTCTGTAGTCTCTCTGCTTCTCCTGATCTCTAGTGCTGTTGTTCTGGACCAGATACTGGGAATGTTCATCATCTGGCCTGAACACATGCCCTAAATGCAGCATTATGGTCCTTATTGGCCTTTTGCCCCCCTTCTTGCTCCCCTCCAGTTCATATCCTGCACTGGATTGTCAGccaaagtgatcttttaaaaaagaaatctgatttgCACTCTTCTGctaaaactcttcttttatttACTCTTGTCCACAAGGTACTTCTTCATCCGCCCTCTACTTAGCTCATTCCAATCCACCAGgactatttctgtttcctttgccagggacattctttcccctctttctttGCCTGATTGCTATTCATCTTTCAAGTCTCAGCTTACATGTCATTTCCTTAAGATAGCCTTCCCTTGACTCTTTAGACTAGTGAGTCCTTTACGGGATAAACTCCTAAAGCCTGTAACAAAACATCTTTGTTTTCCTTAGCACTAGCAACtaattatttgtaattatttaataGCTATATATAACATTTAGTGAGTACTCCTGTTGTACTACGCTATGTCTTAACATGGTAAGTCCTAGTTTCATCTCGGTTGCCAGTAAGTAGCAGGGAATTCAAACCAGGTgatctgattccagagcctgtgCCCTGGAAATACTAAGGCTGTGCTCACCACCCCTTTCGCCTGTCCCCATTTTACGTAACATTTGTCTTCTCTGCAAGATGAGGACAGAGACCTTGTCTTTGTTGTTGACCTGTGATGCTGTCAGCACATAGCACGGACCTGATAAATAGTGAGTGCTTACTAAGTGCAaatattggtaaatatttattgactggcTTAGTTACAATCTATAATCTACtttgtaaatttttatataaGTTTTAGACCTAGAAAAAAACCTTTGGGATAGCTCTAGCAAGTTTTTCCCCATCGTTATATATATAGGAGAGTAGCTAGCATGTTGTAAGCATCAAAGATGAGGCTAATTTGTTGAATGGAGGATTCTAAGAGCCTTGGGGATTCAAAGATGGGAACATTAATATTTGGTTTGCAGAGTTGCATAAATCAGAAAGAGTTCTGGAGGATGGAGGAACACTGGGATTGAAGTATGCGGCAGGAGTTTAATGGTAGAAAGGTAAAGGAGAGGAAGACAAAGTGCAATGAGATGACAAAAAAGCTAAAACTTGCAGAGCACCAAAGACACATACAGCTAAGCAGATGATGTGCGGCTTATTTTCAAAGGAGAGAGGACAAGATCTCTGACATCTCCTGAGTACACTGTGTGCCAAACATTGTCCTTAGCAGGtttctattctttatttaatTCTGACAACTCTAGGAAAtactttcagaaatattttttagaagACTGAAGTTTAGAGATTAATGCTATTAATCCCAATGATAATCTTGCTGCTAATTCCAGTGCATGACAGGATAATGTGATTTAAATCATTTGCCTTTAATACTTTTTTATGTTGTATTTGTAAATTGATTAATCTCTCAGATCATGGTTATTTAAACAGTGTCCTGCTCATCAGCTAATTTAAAAAAGACTCAGGCTATCCTGTAGACATAGCAAAGGATTTGTTACTgacccctctccccttcccaaaAAAACAAATTAGATTTGTTTCCAGATGTAGGCTCTCAGACAaccacctcagtcctgtctccTGCATCTTCATCTCCCCTAGGGCATTCTGAAAACTGATCAATTCACAACCATCCTAATTGAGCTCTCTTTCATGGCTAATAAATCCATCATCATATCTATTAAAGACTACTCTACTGGTATCTTTTTAGCATTTTAGGATCAAAATAGCATTTTATATTTGGGTAATATTtcatacttatttatatattagcTGTTTAAGATGGGAAAGGCAaaattgttatttccattttatatagaAATAACTTTTGACCAGTAGGGACATTTGTTTTCTGGAATCAATAGGAGAGTCAAAATCAGAACTCACAGACAGTTGTTTACCTCCCCTTAGAGGCTACTAAAAAGCATCAATAAATAGGTACCCTGTACTTTCACAGATTATTAAAGGTAGATGAATTCTATTCTCTGCTCCTTTAAAACAGCTATATAAATTATGGAAATGTAGCTTTATTTACAGTTTGATAACACAGTCAATAGATGCATCAAAGAAACGCCGTTATTATTGAAGACTTGGACGTTAGCTTGGTATTTTAGTATTAGATTAAACCAacagagatggagaagaagacGTGTTACATAAGGATTCAAATATTGCAATTAATAACATTGTTTGTGCTGTGTCCTAGGCCTTGATAAACATTTAGGATCAAGTGTCTCTTTTTGACTTGGCCTGAAAGCATGTAAAAATTGCACTTAATTTTTGCTATACTTTTTATCCAGGTAATGCATTCAGAATTTTTCCATCCACAAATAGTCAGTCCCTTATTGTTTTGAATAgtattatttgcaaaacagaaagacttcCAGGATTTGCCATGTTggtaaaatgaaatagagacagtTCAGGGCTGATGGTTcaattttcttttcccccagatTTTCCCTCTTAGAATTCATTTACCTCTGAGCAAAATTAAGCAGACTTCTTTTAAGATGGTCATTTTTGTGGTTATCATATTCctatctttttttgtgtgtggttttcATTTTCCTATCTTTATATGCAGATCTCTAATCTCCCTgacccctccttttctttttcctttaaagactCAAAAGTTTGAGAGAGGGGGGAAGAGTTGATGAGCTTGTGCAAAATGTGGGTGTACTTTTCGGTTGCATGGGTACAGAACTGTGCAAGGAATCCATATGCTTCTTATACCAAACAACAGTTTGTACCAAAACATTGTCTATTGTGGAACTTCTGTGAGACAGTAAAGAAAGTTTGCAGCAAGAGCAAAGGAGTTTGCATAGGAATATCAGGTTTTAGCAGGAGAGCTGAAGGTGGTAGATATAGGTGACTTCCAGGGGACTACTAAGCTGATTTTGGCTTTACTTGTGATTCCAGGGATAAATTAGGTTGTAAGTCAGGGTACCTCTATGATATTTGAGgattatgcaattgaaaagatagaGCTGTGTGTTTTAGAttcatttccttgttttgtttccctgttgGTCTTAGGCTTATCACTTATGGAGGGTGGATAGGAGACTCCTGAATCACTGGCAAGTTATCAAAAGGTTTCCAAATCAGGAAATatacatgttttcttttagtaAGCTTAAGGCTATGAAAAATGTAATTGATCCATCCTAGGACAGTTTATGAGCATTGActctattatataatttttagacaAGTTTAACTGAAGAGTATTGAAAACCTTTTTTCCTCACAGATGGATGGTGACAGCTCTACAACAGATGCTTCTCAACTAGGAATTTCTGCAGACTATATTGGAGGAAGTCATTACGTTATACAGCCTCATGATGGTAAGAAAGCcacagaaaaaaattcacaagTAGAAACAAATTAGAAATGTTATTGATGTGATGTTTTAGGTTACTTTTGTCTTTACAGTAAAATTAGTGATCTTGTGTCACAGTTCAGTGATAGTCTAAAAAGGTATACTGTgctattttttattaaaagtagTTTTCAAAAGAATGATGGGTTCTAGAAAAGAATTCTTTAAAAGTATGCCTTTTTAAAGCtggtacactttaaaaaattttttgttactAATTTCCTATTTAAGCATTAAATATAGCAAATTCTAATTCAATTGATACAGTAAATTGAATAGTTTTTAGAGGGTAGGTGGCCAGCTGTTATGTTTCTAGTATTATGAATagacttatttttgttttttattcattattgAGTTTGAACTATGTCAGGTACTAGAATGTCAGTATTATATTGACCTATCAGAAATAATTTACTTTGTGGCATTATGATGTGTAAGATTAAAAAACTGTAAGATACATTTTTGTAGAAGGCAGCTGGGTGGTGGGTGATTATTCATCCTAAAACAGGTACTGAAGTTAACTTTGATAACATCATTTTAAGCATATGAAAGTGTAAATTGAGTCAGCTTAAGTaccttttttatttaataaagagtGAGAAGTTTACTTACAGAAGAACATTGGATTACTGCTATAGCTTTGCTCAAAAACTATTACTGGGTCAGTAATGGTCAAGTCCAGTTTTTCCATTCTTTATAAACTTGGCTTTGGGTAAACATACAGCCTCTTAATCTAGCAGTTTGCCTGGAGCCATAGTTCAGTGTAGTCTCTTATAGCTAAGTTATGTAACAGATATTTATGAGCACCTTCTATGTTGAAGGTGCTATACCAAGTTCTAGGAAGGACACAAAGCTGATCCCTGGCCTCAAGTAGAAATCTAAGAGGGGGAATGAGAAATAAGAATCATAAAGTATGTCagagaaaacacacaaagaagcaCTTGTGATATTTTGTGAAAGGAGAGATCAATTCTGAAGGTGCTATGGAGATGGATTTGAGCTTTTTGGAGAATGGGTAAGTAGGATTTAGTAGGCAGAGTTGAGAATAAAAGTATTCTAGGCAGTGGGTTTGAAATTAAGAGGTTCAGTTACGGCCCTAAGAAAACTGTGAAAACAGCTATCCAAACCTCTAAAAATGACTAGGAAATAAACCAGAATGATTCTTAGATTGTTTCAGGTAGTCTTCTCTATCTTGAAGTACAAATTATGAGAAACTTTAaactgctatttttattttagatactGAGGACAGCATGAATGATCATGAAGACACAAACGGTTCAAAAGAAAGTTTTAGAGAACAAGATATATATCTTCCAATTGCAAATGTTGCAAGGATAATGAAAAATGCCATACCTCAAACGGGAAAGGTAATGCAGAGGAGAAATTtgactaggttttttttttcccttggggatAGGGAAGCGGGGGGGTGTAAAACTACATGAAAATGTAATTCATGAAAATAATTAGCTATTGATTTCAGTCATTCAGCCTTTCAGCTAAATAGATATTCCCATTCTACATACCTAGTTACTGAGCAGTGTTCCAGTTTCAGTTCTCTCATGTCCTCCagtgctcccctctccccaccttacTGGAAGCAGATAAAACAGAATtaagaattactttaaaaataggtGCATTGTCAGAACTGACAGGTTTGGGCATATGAAGTTGTAACTTCCATAATGTTGTAGCAAAATTGGGTCAT is a window of Camelus bactrianus isolate YW-2024 breed Bactrian camel chromosome 12, ASM4877302v1, whole genome shotgun sequence DNA encoding:
- the NFYB gene encoding nuclear transcription factor Y subunit beta isoform X1, producing MSVSSRRRPRRQRRRGRGHLPPSRPPSRPGRGRGRAGACEAAPAAGPAGERARGRGAALCASGRGAAGRGPGRLLPATAELRALGRGGGAGAPSGSSLGGTPAGSILCGEPGGGTPPGPPARILSPGLVAARGSPGSAPLPPARGGMAGPERFVCPGTPGAARRAGGGRWAQAQGLGRASRGDARQGRPRRTGETDRSARRSVGPGPARAPSWGGSEVPGRKEWIWFPRSLVYTKRMQPSGGLRSLDLP